One Mycolicibacterium sarraceniae genomic window carries:
- a CDS encoding cytochrome c oxidase assembly protein, producing the protein MRSRQGARLARRWVLLTGYLAMAAAIAGYAMISGDRRFRATGDAFPGLLTSIAEGVGYFTATLSGAVVLGVLVYIVAMACPDELGVLDARSFRLHLLAERVSQVWLASAAAMVLVQAADDSGLAVARLVASGAIGDAIGASEMSRGWIATTIFSAVVAVALRLTVRWIWHVVLLIPSLIAVVAVPVTGNAGQGPHHDFATSSMIVFMLALTVLTGAKVCAVLAPPNAQLLRRIVVIEVTSGSVSLLYGALLLWLMLSPTALTASDYGRLGIVASAALISVWLVDLTTLLRSRNRAIQRGKRIAMAGAVAMIAAVAAISAMAIQTAPGLLAHQFTAWDVFLGYELPGPPTVLRLLTFWRFDTFIGAGALVLTALYVAGVMRMRRRGDRWPPGRTCAWLAGCLTLLFVTGSGVRAYGSAMFSVHMAEHMALNMFIPVFLVLGAPLTLALRALPAAGADQPPGPREWLLQLVHSPVTSFIANPMTAFVLFVGSLYAVYFTPLFDTLVRYHWGHELMSIHFLITGYLFYWGIIGVDPGPRRLPFVGRLGLLFAVMPFHAFFGIATMTMDTAIGGTFYHNVDLPWVSTLTDDQHLGGAIAWGSSELPIIVVVVALVAQWARQDRRAATRSDRHTDAAYGDDDLDAYNAMLREISRSRR; encoded by the coding sequence ATGCGATCGCGCCAAGGCGCGCGGTTGGCGAGACGATGGGTGCTTCTCACCGGCTACCTGGCCATGGCGGCCGCGATCGCAGGCTACGCGATGATCTCAGGCGACCGGCGTTTCCGCGCGACCGGCGACGCGTTCCCGGGACTGCTGACCAGCATCGCAGAGGGGGTCGGCTATTTCACTGCCACGTTGTCCGGTGCGGTAGTTCTCGGCGTGCTGGTCTACATCGTGGCGATGGCGTGCCCTGATGAACTCGGTGTCCTCGACGCCCGCTCGTTCCGGCTGCATCTCCTGGCAGAGCGCGTGTCACAGGTCTGGTTGGCCTCGGCCGCAGCGATGGTGTTAGTCCAGGCGGCAGACGACTCGGGCTTGGCTGTCGCGAGGCTGGTCGCCTCCGGGGCGATCGGCGACGCCATCGGCGCCTCCGAAATGTCCCGGGGATGGATTGCCACAACCATCTTTTCCGCTGTCGTCGCGGTAGCGCTTCGGCTCACCGTGCGCTGGATATGGCACGTTGTACTGCTGATTCCATCGCTCATCGCTGTGGTCGCCGTGCCCGTCACCGGCAACGCCGGGCAGGGTCCACATCACGACTTCGCCACCAGTTCCATGATCGTCTTTATGCTCGCCCTCACCGTTCTCACGGGAGCGAAGGTGTGCGCGGTGCTCGCGCCCCCAAACGCGCAACTGCTGCGGCGAATCGTTGTGATCGAGGTGACGAGCGGTTCCGTGTCGCTGCTGTACGGCGCTCTTCTCCTGTGGCTGATGCTGTCGCCGACTGCGCTCACCGCCTCCGACTACGGGCGGCTCGGCATTGTCGCCTCGGCTGCGCTGATATCGGTTTGGCTGGTCGATTTGACGACCCTCCTCCGATCACGAAACCGCGCTATTCAGCGGGGCAAAAGAATCGCGATGGCAGGCGCGGTGGCGATGATCGCCGCAGTCGCAGCGATCTCCGCGATGGCGATCCAGACCGCACCCGGGCTTCTGGCACATCAGTTCACCGCCTGGGATGTCTTCCTGGGCTATGAGCTTCCCGGTCCGCCAACTGTGTTGCGGTTATTGACCTTCTGGCGGTTCGATACGTTTATCGGCGCGGGAGCATTGGTGCTGACCGCACTTTATGTTGCCGGCGTCATGCGGATGCGACGCCGCGGCGACCGCTGGCCGCCGGGCCGTACCTGCGCCTGGCTGGCCGGCTGTCTGACGCTGTTGTTCGTCACCGGTTCGGGTGTCAGAGCCTACGGTTCAGCGATGTTCAGTGTGCACATGGCCGAACACATGGCGCTGAACATGTTCATCCCGGTGTTCCTCGTCCTCGGCGCACCGCTGACGCTCGCACTGCGCGCGCTACCGGCGGCGGGCGCCGATCAGCCCCCCGGGCCGCGGGAATGGCTGCTGCAGCTAGTGCATTCGCCTGTGACGAGCTTCATCGCGAATCCGATGACCGCCTTCGTGCTGTTCGTCGGCTCTTTGTATGCCGTCTATTTCACCCCGCTGTTCGACACTCTGGTGCGGTATCACTGGGGCCACGAGCTCATGAGTATCCACTTCCTGATCACTGGATACCTGTTCTATTGGGGCATCATCGGCGTCGACCCCGGCCCGCGCCGGTTGCCCTTCGTGGGTCGTCTGGGCCTACTTTTTGCAGTGATGCCGTTCCACGCCTTCTTCGGCATCGCGACGATGACGATGGACACAGCCATCGGCGGCACCTTCTACCATAATGTCGACCTGCCATGGGTCTCTACCCTCACCGATGACCAACACTTGGGTGGTGCAATCGCCTGGGGGTCAAGCGAATTGCCCATCATCGTTGTTGTCGTCGCGTTGGTGGCGCAGTGGGCTCGGCAAGATCGCCGCGCCGCGACTCGCAGCGATCGCCACACGGATGCCGCCTACGGCGATGACGACCTCGACGCGTACAACGCGATGCTCAGAGAGATATCGCGGTCCCGCCGCTGA
- a CDS encoding class I SAM-dependent methyltransferase, with product MSQPSDAAALATEWDTRYASFADSIPDLAPNKVLIDEVGAMQPGRALDIGCRVGAEAIWLASRGWTVIALDVSAVALEHAAQRGRHAGVEVQWVPASLEHFAIPVGGFDLVTTFYPALRHSDTQTAQRALLTAVGGSGTLLAVHHADVGAEKAKSYGFDPADYLSHDDVVELLDDSWEVRMQRRLPRAIPAGPEGQHTHDDVVIARRR from the coding sequence ATGAGCCAACCATCTGACGCCGCCGCCCTCGCTACTGAATGGGATACGCGTTACGCCAGTTTCGCCGACAGCATTCCCGATCTCGCCCCCAACAAAGTACTGATCGACGAGGTCGGCGCCATGCAGCCAGGACGGGCGCTCGACATCGGATGCCGAGTCGGTGCCGAAGCCATCTGGCTTGCCTCCCGAGGATGGACAGTGATTGCACTGGACGTCTCGGCAGTGGCACTCGAGCACGCGGCCCAGCGCGGCAGGCACGCCGGCGTCGAGGTGCAGTGGGTGCCGGCATCGCTTGAACACTTCGCGATCCCCGTCGGCGGGTTCGATTTGGTCACGACCTTCTACCCCGCACTACGTCACTCGGACACCCAAACCGCACAACGAGCGCTGCTCACCGCGGTCGGCGGGTCGGGGACCCTTCTGGCCGTGCACCATGCCGACGTCGGTGCCGAGAAAGCGAAATCGTACGGTTTCGACCCAGCCGACTATCTCAGCCATGATGACGTCGTCGAACTACTCGACGATAGCTGGGAGGTACGCATGCAGCGGCGACTCCCCCGCGCGATACCGGCCGGCCCGGAAGGTCAGCACACACACGACGATGTCGTGATAGCCCGCCGACGGTGA